Within Cucumis melo cultivar AY chromosome 4, USDA_Cmelo_AY_1.0, whole genome shotgun sequence, the genomic segment AAGGTTGATGGTTTGATCATCTACCTCACAGTTATCGAATCCTGAGAagtgttcttttttttcttttaagtgcTTTAGTAGTGTGGCTTCTACCTCATTTGAATATCTCATTGAGGAATCAAAGTCTGAAACTAAAGAGTGCATACAGGTCAATATAAACATTAGGTTTGTTCAGCTATCAAACAATCGAAAAAGCTTTCTCCAGCCCACAAACAAAACAAGGCACATTAACATCAGCAATCGACTTACACGAACAGAAAGTTTAGACATAGCTGAGTGAGTAAAATGAAACCAGAATTTGCTGCAAAAAGCAACATGATCATCCTGAAAATCACAAGCGAACATCACATATAAATGGGAATTAAGAAACAGGATAAAGCACAACAAGGATAGTATTGTTGGTcaatatcaaaattttcaaagaattCTGCATACCTTTAAAACAAGCATGCCACAGTTGGTATGAACAGCAAGGACAAAGACTGCAGTTTGATAATTTCGAAGTTCAGGATAACCAAGTTTTCAACAGATTATACCGAATCATGGATCATTCAGCAGTATAGTAGAAATTCTGACTTAATATGTTCATGTGTTCCCAAGCCCAAGAAAGATTTAAGGATTTCTTATTTCTTAATCAAAATCATATGAATAGTGTACTATCAAAAGTATAGACAGAAGTCGTATTCTGCAGGTATCCCTAGTTAATTTATTTCCCTAAACAAACTTTACATCtcccaaaaggaaaaaaaaattcttcaatgGTGAGAGTCAAAATACAGCTTTTGACATGATACGTAAGGAAGGAAAGATATTAGTCATATTGATATGCACTTAGCCACTTCACCTTGATTGCTTCTGAAATTCCTTCCCTTGTACATTACAGATTCTGAAGTTCATATAATACGACTCTACATATTCAGCtaaaaatgaagaaaacatTTTACTGACAAGCCAAGCAATACCATAAGAAGAAATCGGTAAACCTATCAGAAGAAAACCAAATCAATAATCTGATGATGGCAAGGCACTCGTGATAAAATAACAGATACCCAACACCAGGTCAAACTTTCCACGATCAGTACAATGCTTAATAGTACTTTAAATgcaaatatatttttcaatcaAGACTCAAATCACATCTTACAAAACCCAAGCACCAGCACGTAGAAGTGTAGATTATCTGAGCAGGAAAgaaaaattttctatttcaaaAAGCGAGCAGGTACCTTTTGAGTTATTATGGCCTTCTGACTCTTGTCTACTTCAAACTTCAATCATGCCGTTAACCTTTAAGAAGAATTATCTGCATCCAATTGGCCATGGCACTTGTAGAACATTGATTTGTTCAGTAGCACGCAAGATATCTGGTTGCATTCACTTTGAAGTCAGGCTGTGCTGCTCCTGAGACTTGAACTTCCGACACATACACATTAACATTTATAGCTGGCATTATTCACATCGTGAAGGTGGGATTAAGAATAATTAATTTCAGTTTGAAGACAAGACCAAAATGATTATATATTGATTAATCATAGAGATGAACAGGGGAAAAACCACAACGTGCGTTGAAATGGATGTtaatttgttattaatattGAAATTCCAATAAATTCTCAGATTCTAAAGATACATACAGAGCACCTGAAGCTCTCACCCAGGTGATTCATCTTTCACCAAACTAAATGACAGTATCCCTGCAAAACTTTTTTGATTCTCTCAAAAATAAGTTACACGAAAAGCTAAGTTACATGGTAGTGGCAAATGGGGTGAAGAAGAATGCTAAAAATGCAACAGAACAACCTTTTATGGGCATTCTGGCTGAAAGCTCCCTCTTTCTTAGTCGGTTAATTCAACTTCCTCAATGGAGCAGGCAATAAAGTCACAATATTTTAGGATGGAAACTTGGAGCCTGAACCAAATGGGAGCGATCAAGTATACCCCAGCAAGAAGGTAAGAACGGGATGATATCCCAGGTAAATTTTAAACCCCCAACGATCAGAACGACCAGCCTTGAATGGCTgtagaataataaataaaaccTTTGCAAACTGCTTATTCCTCAAAGGCGCGCATAGAAATTTTCTCCAACAGCAAAGGCCAGTCTTCCCCAAGCTGCTTTGGATTGAGCTCCATAGCAACTTTGAAATCAAGCAATGACACCGAGCATTCTAAACTCTTTTCCTGCAAAACTTCGGATCGCCCATTGTTGTTCTGTACACGTAGGTGGTTAGTAGGCCACATGCCATTTAAGACCTTCCCTTGATTTTGTTGCTTCTGGATAGGGTGCCCTGAATGTTCAAATGTAGACCTTGCTCTCACTAACTCAAGGCAAGACTTTATCAATTGCTTCAGGTACACATCCAAAGTATTATTCAATATGTTAGGACATTCCATAGAAACGCCTTCAAGTCCTTGTGCAGATGCAATTTGCTCCATGCGTTTTCTCACCGTCTCTGAATCAGACAATCCAATACTGTCATAACAACTCAGAAAATCACTACTGCCACTACTGCTGACTGGCAAGGCCTTGCGTGCCCCACCTACGCTAGCTGAACAAAATGGAATACCAAGAGGTGGAAGTAGAGGACCTCTCAGGAATCTTAAGGGATCCGACTGTTCCACCTCCTCTCCTTCTTCAAGAATAGCTGCTTCTGTTGGATGTATCCTTGGTTTTTCTGATGGCCTTTGAACTGCTCCATCTATGTCATTTTCAGGTAGCTCAGCTACTGATTGGAGATACTGTACTGGTCTCTGATAGTCACACAAGGTTACATTACCATTCTCTGTAATGACTTTGCTGCTGCTATCTTCAGAGCCAGTTGATTGATACGAAAGACATGTGATTTTTCCATTTGGACCAAGCGGACTTGGCCTATCCCTAAACTTTCCACGTAAGACAGATCTACCCTTCCGTGGGGATACTGGAAGAACTCCATTTGGCCAAATTGGTTTACTCTGATTCTGATTTGGAAAGGCAGATCCAGTTTGTTCAGGGCCATCTTCCCTGCAAGGAGAGTTGGAAGCGTGTAACACAGATTGTGCATGTCCTGAAGCATTTATTGGTGGTGGGGTCTTGGCTACACAAGCATTCTTCAAAATTGACCTTATCAATTGATTGTGGAGCTG encodes:
- the LOC103503757 gene encoding uncharacterized protein LOC103503757, with product MQPQHSSRIDLGDLKAQIVKKLGNDKSKRYFFFLSRFLGQKMSKVEFDKVCVRVLGRENIQLHNQLIRSILKNACVAKTPPPINASGHAQSVLHASNSPCREDGPEQTGSAFPNQNQSKPIWPNGVLPVSPRKGRSVLRGKFRDRPSPLGPNGKITCLSYQSTGSEDSSSKVITENGNVTLCDYQRPVQYLQSVAELPENDIDGAVQRPSEKPRIHPTEAAILEEGEEVEQSDPLRFLRGPLLPPLGIPFCSASVGGARKALPVSSSGSSDFLSCYDSIGLSDSETVRKRMEQIASAQGLEGVSMECPNILNNTLDVYLKQLIKSCLELVRARSTFEHSGHPIQKQQNQGKVLNGMWPTNHLRVQNNNGRSEVLQEKSLECSVSLLDFKVAMELNPKQLGEDWPLLLEKISMRAFEE